The Leptospira sp. WS39.C2 genome contains a region encoding:
- a CDS encoding glycosyltransferase family 2 protein, with the protein MHPISQNQIISIVTPSYNQGEFIDRTIRSILSQEGSFYLDFIVMDGGSKDDSVNRIKEYADLFPNAEVTGLYQDLRFQKITGHTSCNTRCLGISYRWFSEKDNGQTHAINKGWKLAIGSVIAWLNSDDIYLDSAVEKAWNALKQNGSLALYGIGLHIDKEDQFLEFYPVEPFHRERLIDYCMICQPTVFLKADVLSKVGYLNESLGYCMDYEYWLRISKENSFWFLPEILACTRIHENTKTSQNYNVHREIVQMQKNVVGKTSNHWLFHFAHYSFKNVFPNLNHPILLKSFVRLYYYYLKLFSF; encoded by the coding sequence ATGCATCCAATTTCGCAAAATCAAATTATATCCATAGTTACACCGTCTTATAACCAAGGAGAATTCATCGATAGAACCATTCGTTCCATCCTCTCGCAAGAAGGTTCCTTTTATTTAGATTTCATTGTTATGGATGGAGGATCAAAAGATGACTCCGTAAATCGTATCAAGGAATATGCAGATTTGTTTCCTAATGCGGAAGTCACAGGTTTATACCAAGACCTTCGGTTTCAAAAAATCACAGGACATACATCATGCAACACTCGTTGCCTAGGAATCAGTTATCGATGGTTTTCCGAAAAAGACAATGGGCAAACCCATGCGATCAATAAAGGTTGGAAGTTGGCAATTGGATCAGTCATAGCATGGTTAAATTCTGATGACATCTATTTGGATTCTGCAGTGGAAAAAGCATGGAATGCTTTGAAACAAAATGGCAGTCTTGCGTTGTATGGAATTGGTTTACACATCGATAAAGAAGATCAGTTCCTTGAGTTTTATCCTGTAGAACCCTTTCATCGGGAACGTTTGATTGATTATTGTATGATTTGCCAACCAACTGTTTTTTTAAAAGCGGATGTGTTATCAAAAGTTGGTTATTTGAATGAATCTCTAGGTTATTGTATGGATTATGAATATTGGTTAAGGATTTCTAAAGAAAATTCCTTTTGGTTTTTACCGGAAATTCTTGCCTGCACAAGAATTCATGAAAATACCAAAACAAGCCAAAATTACAATGTCCACCGAGAAATAGTCCAAATGCAAAAGAATGTAGTTGGGAAAACATCGAATCATTGGTTGTTTCATTTTGCTCATTATTCTTTTAAAAATGTATTTCCAAATTTGAATCATCCAATTCTTTTAAAATCATTTGTTCGGCTTTATTATTATTACTTAAAATTGTTTTCTTTCTAA
- a CDS encoding alginate biosynthesis protein: MLDATPKRTVLKGLDNWIFIFLGKGSNGRDYSFNDSDYLNFEEGIQNISKLCHSKSIQFYSAIVPEKFNIYPEKIKSNDRLTMKIDKYFSFYERLNKSPVDVVFFHNILLLEKQRRDIYYKTDTHWNSFAGFLASNHLFRNMSVQFKDIIPFSEKEFLIKSIPTIGRDIGEYLSLSPYLTDTDYVFYPEFNQNQRRNKLKILVLHDSYFYPMVDFFKYQFGDVETYNFVQNEKSVDFDLLLAKKPDIVLFILLERHIGNYDKRVYGHLR, translated from the coding sequence TTGTTGGATGCAACGCCAAAACGTACAGTATTAAAAGGTCTAGACAATTGGATATTTATCTTTCTTGGAAAAGGATCAAATGGTCGTGATTATTCTTTTAATGATTCTGATTATTTAAATTTTGAAGAAGGAATTCAAAATATTTCGAAGCTTTGCCATTCTAAATCAATACAATTCTATTCAGCAATTGTACCTGAAAAATTTAATATTTACCCAGAAAAAATTAAATCGAATGATCGATTAACAATGAAAATAGATAAATATTTTTCTTTTTATGAAAGATTGAATAAATCTCCTGTGGATGTAGTTTTTTTTCATAATATTCTGTTATTGGAAAAACAAAGGAGGGATATATATTATAAAACGGATACACATTGGAATTCCTTTGCTGGTTTTTTAGCTTCAAACCATTTATTTCGAAATATGTCAGTTCAATTCAAAGATATAATACCATTTTCGGAAAAGGAATTTTTAATAAAATCGATACCAACTATTGGTCGGGATATTGGCGAATATTTATCTTTATCCCCTTATTTAACAGATACCGATTATGTATTTTATCCAGAATTCAATCAAAACCAAAGACGGAATAAACTAAAAATATTAGTTTTACATGACTCTTATTTTTATCCAATGGTAGATTTTTTTAAATACCAGTTTGGTGATGTGGAAACATATAATTTTGTTCAGAATGAGAAGTCTGTAGATTTTGATTTGTTATTAGCCAAAAAACCAGATATTGTTCTTTTTATTCTATTGGAAAGGCATATTGGAAATTATGATAAACGTGTATATGGTCATTTACGGTAG
- a CDS encoding MBOAT family protein: protein MVFSSILFIFAFFPIVFIAFSLSSQRYRILILLIASFAFYFWGEQEYIFVILVSILINFLFGRWIESSENSRIIFSLGIVLNLALLIYFKYTIFLTTVISKSSELNLDIHLPLGISFFTFQGISYLFDVYRKDIFADKSLIRFSFYISFFPQLIAGPIVRYSEVFQSLEKLKANHKELVSGLTLFVIGLGKKVLIANNLGIYADEVFSTDFSIIGSASAWLAILSYSFQIYFDFSGYSDMAIGLGRIFGITFPINFNYPYSSLSIQEFWRRWHITLSSWFRDYLYIPMGGNRVGYSRQIVNLFLVFLLCGFWHGASWNFIIWGIFHGFFLMAERTKYKEVLNFLPSFIKFMITFFIINIGWVFFRTNNLTESIEFLKILFGGNGFVFLQLFSFYDMKWVIGICFSVLFAFEWRFHSYLSNFPITKSIFGIFVFLISIFFLVANNYNPFIYFRF from the coding sequence ATGGTTTTTAGCTCAATATTATTCATTTTTGCTTTTTTTCCGATTGTATTTATCGCTTTTTCTTTATCAAGCCAGAGATATCGGATATTAATTCTACTGATAGCAAGTTTCGCTTTTTATTTTTGGGGCGAACAGGAATATATATTTGTAATTCTCGTTTCAATTTTAATTAATTTTTTATTTGGTAGATGGATTGAATCTTCAGAAAATAGCAGAATTATATTTTCTTTAGGAATTGTTTTAAATTTAGCTCTGCTAATATATTTTAAATACACAATATTTTTAACTACGGTGATCTCCAAGTCAAGTGAATTGAATTTAGATATTCACTTACCTTTGGGTATTTCTTTTTTTACCTTCCAAGGGATTTCTTATCTCTTTGATGTTTATAGAAAAGATATATTTGCAGATAAAAGTTTGATAAGATTCTCATTTTACATTTCTTTTTTTCCTCAATTGATTGCGGGACCAATTGTTAGATACAGCGAAGTATTTCAGTCCCTAGAGAAACTTAAAGCAAATCACAAAGAATTAGTTAGTGGTCTAACCTTGTTTGTGATTGGTTTAGGTAAAAAGGTATTGATTGCGAATAACTTAGGTATCTATGCTGATGAAGTATTTTCCACCGATTTTAGTATCATCGGTTCTGCCTCTGCATGGCTTGCTATTCTATCTTATAGTTTCCAGATTTACTTTGATTTTTCAGGATATTCGGATATGGCCATTGGATTAGGTCGAATATTCGGTATAACCTTTCCAATTAACTTTAATTATCCTTACTCTTCATTGAGTATTCAGGAATTTTGGCGTAGATGGCATATTACTTTGTCTAGCTGGTTTAGGGATTATTTATACATTCCTATGGGCGGAAATCGAGTTGGTTATTCTAGGCAAATTGTAAATTTATTTTTAGTTTTTCTTCTATGTGGATTCTGGCACGGAGCTAGTTGGAATTTTATTATATGGGGAATCTTCCATGGTTTTTTCTTAATGGCAGAACGTACTAAATATAAAGAAGTATTAAATTTTCTTCCGTCTTTTATTAAGTTTATGATTACATTTTTTATCATAAACATTGGGTGGGTGTTTTTTCGGACAAATAATCTTACGGAATCCATTGAATTTTTAAAGATATTATTTGGTGGCAATGGTTTTGTGTTTCTACAATTATTTTCGTTTTATGATATGAAGTGGGTAATTGGAATATGTTTTTCGGTATTATTTGCTTTCGAATGGCGTTTTCATTCCTATTTATCAAATTTTCCAATTACTAAATCAATCTTCGGAATTTTTGTTTTCCTGATTTCAATTTTCTTCTTGGTAGCAAATAATTATAATCCTTTTATTTATTTTAGATTCTAA
- a CDS encoding glycosyltransferase, with amino-acid sequence MKDIGNLLKLNKKIIWTQHDEWAFTGGCHYTSGCVGYLNNCRECIQLNPKIWPLAELTYLEKAIHYSNHLELVSPSKWLAQKAKNSPLFKNTKIHVISNSLENEWFNSYNKWEIRKKYGISSDCFVVGFGADSISEKRKGITYLIEAFDLLMENEDWKLAFESKKIILSFFGNYSGSNRSIEKYANHLGSFSNDKEIAEIYQMMDIFVIPSMEDNLPNTMLESMASKTPVLGFPIGGIVETIRHNENGFLADSISSSSLAEQLYRIWKDLAFCSQVGESAYQYAREKFSMDNQALAYNDIFVSVSRYNQVNSNLEKLTKEKLNLQWKVVSDKLKAAYLNHIKSLSWKSGFLNLLFYSRFISDFIQSYIKKK; translated from the coding sequence GTGAAAGATATTGGTAATTTATTAAAATTAAATAAGAAAATAATTTGGACACAACATGATGAATGGGCATTTACTGGTGGTTGTCATTATACCTCTGGTTGTGTTGGTTATTTAAACAACTGTAGAGAATGTATCCAGTTAAATCCAAAAATTTGGCCTCTAGCCGAACTTACATATTTGGAAAAAGCCATACATTATTCAAATCATCTTGAATTAGTTTCACCTAGTAAGTGGTTAGCACAAAAAGCAAAGAATAGCCCTTTGTTTAAGAATACTAAGATACATGTAATTTCAAATTCTCTTGAAAATGAATGGTTCAACTCATACAATAAATGGGAAATACGAAAAAAGTATGGAATCTCCTCTGATTGTTTTGTGGTAGGATTTGGTGCAGATTCAATTTCTGAAAAAAGAAAAGGAATCACCTATTTAATCGAAGCTTTTGATCTACTGATGGAGAATGAAGATTGGAAATTAGCTTTTGAATCAAAGAAGATTATACTATCTTTTTTTGGAAACTATAGTGGAAGTAATCGGTCAATAGAAAAGTATGCAAATCATCTAGGTTCTTTTTCTAATGATAAAGAAATTGCGGAAATTTATCAAATGATGGATATTTTTGTGATACCTTCGATGGAAGATAACCTACCAAATACAATGTTGGAATCGATGGCATCAAAAACACCAGTATTAGGCTTTCCCATTGGTGGAATAGTGGAAACAATACGCCACAATGAGAATGGTTTCCTTGCTGATTCTATTTCTTCAAGTTCTTTGGCAGAACAATTGTATCGAATCTGGAAAGATTTAGCGTTCTGTAGCCAGGTCGGTGAATCTGCTTATCAATATGCGAGAGAAAAATTTTCTATGGATAATCAAGCTTTAGCGTACAATGATATTTTTGTTTCGGTTTCTAGATATAACCAGGTAAATTCCAATCTTGAAAAATTGACAAAGGAGAAATTGAATCTTCAATGGAAGGTCGTTTCCGATAAACTCAAGGCAGCTTATTTAAATCATATTAAGAGTTTAAGTTGGAAAAGTGGGTTTTTAAATCTACTGTTCTATAGTAGATTTATAAGTGATTTCATCCAGAGTTATATTAAGAAAAAATAA